In the genome of Agromyces sp. CF514, the window CCCGTGCCCGCCGCGGCTCCCGTCGCACCGCCCGCACCGCCTGCGCCGCCTGCGCCGCCTGCGCCCGAGCCCGTCGCGCCGGAGCCGCCCGTCGATGCGGAGGCGGCCCGCACGGCCCGGCTCGACGAGGCCGTCGAGCGCGCGAACGCCGGCACCGCGACATCCGCCGGCTCCGACTCCGACGACTTCGACCCGAGCCTGTACGAGGCGGCACCCTCCGTGACCCCGTCGGAGCCCGTGCACGAGCACGACGCGACGGCCGAGCCGTTGCCCGAGCCGATCGCGGCGGGCAGCGTGCGCCGCGAGACGTACGTGCCGCCGGAGCCGGCCGCCGTCGCCGCCGCGGCCGGTGCCGCGACCCTCGCGCCCGAGCCGCAGTACGCGCCGGCGGCGGTTCCCCAGACCGTCTACGTGCAGGCGCCGACCCCGCCGAAGAACGCGGGCAACCGCGGGTTCGGGGTGCTGGTCGCGGCGATCGGCGCGGTCGCGTTCGCGTTGCTCTACGCAGGGGTGACCTACCTGCTGCTGCTCGGCCGCGGCGACCAGTCGGCCGCGACCGAGGAGTTCCTGAAGTTCCTCGGCGGGCCGTACTGGGCGCTGTTCTGGGTGCCCACGATCGCCGTCTTTGTGGGTTTCGCGCTGCTCGCCGCGATCATCAACCGCGGGCCCTGGTGGACGTATGCGGTCTTCGGCCTGCTCGTGGGCGTGCTGGTCTACTTCTCGTACATCGGCGCGTCGCTGCTCGCCGTGCAGGCGTGGACCCTCACGTTCGCCGAGGCCCAGAAGTTCATCGGCGACCGCTGGCTCGACCCGTTCGCGATCGTCGCGGGCGTCATCGCACGCGAGATCCCGATCTGGTTCGGCGGATGGATCGCCGCACGCGGCCGCACCGTGACCGAACGCAACCGGCTCGCGCTCGAGGCCTACGACCGCGAGCTCGCCGCGGGTCCGCGACCCGTCGTCACCGGCTGAGGAGGATGCGGCGGCGCCGGGTCGTGCACAGGGTGCACCCCCGGCGCCGACACTCGTTTAGGGTTGTGCGGAGACGGACGCCGCCATGGTGACCACTCCCCATCGACAGCACCCGCCTGATCGGGTTTGCTGACTCGTTGACCCTGCGCACGAGGAGCCCTGTGAGCATCACGATGCACGTCGACGACGAGCCCACGCCCGGACTCGGCGCCGACGGACGACCCGATCCCGCCTACGCGGCCGCCCTCGGCCTGATCCCGGCACCGAGCGGGCGCCGGGCGGCGGCGTTCGCGCTCGACGCCGCGATCTGGGTCGTGCTCGCCCTGCCGACGGTGTTCGGGGTCGTCGCACTGGCGAACGCGCTCGTCGCCGCCGGAGCCTCGTCGGCGACCGATCTCGCGGCGCTCGGGCCGGGCGAGCTCGCCGGGCCGTTCATCGCGATCGCCGTCGGGCAGGCCCTCACGGGCGTCTTCGGAGTCGTGCAGCTGGTCACGCACGGGTTGCGCGGCGTCACGGTCGGCAAGGCCTCGTTCGGCGTCCGCTCGGTCAGCGTGGTCGACTTCGGCAAGGCCGGGTTCTGGCGCATCGTGCTCCGTGCCCTCGTGCTCTGGGCGAGCTGGGTCGTGCTGCTCGTCATCGGCCCGGCGCTCATGTTCCTCTCTGGCAACTGGGATCCCGAGCAGCGGGGGCGCTCCTGGCTCGACCGCATCGGCCGCTGCTACGCGGTCGACAGCCGACGCGGTCTCGACCCGTTCGACGCGAAGGCGATCCGCCACGCGCGCCGACTCCTCGCCTCCTCGCCCGACGCGGGCGCTGCGAAGCCGCCGTCGCTCGCCAGCGACCGGCCCGCCGGCGAGTTCCTCATCCCCTCGCAGCGCTCGAGCTCTGGCGTGGTCTCGGCCGGCGGTTCCGTCGAGACCGGGCAGTGGACCCCGCCGCCCGTCGGTACGACGGCACCGCCCGTGCAGACCGTGCCCCTGCCGCCCACGGCGCCCGCACCGGCCGCCGCACCGGCGCCCGCGCCGGCCGCTCCTCGGCCTTCCGATTCCGTCCCGGCGCCGGCATCCGACCGCATCGTGCTCGTCTTCGACGACGGCACGCGCGTCGCCCCGGCCGAGTACGGCCTGATCGGCCGTGCGCCAGGCGGAGGCTCAGGCGACGGCGCCCAGCTCGTGCCGCTCGCCGACCCGTCGATGCTGATCTCGAAGGTGCACGCCGAGTTCGGCGTCGACGCCTCGGGCTTCTGGATCGCCGACCGCGGCTCCACGAACGGCACCGACGTGCGGCATCCCGACGGTCGGGACGAGACGCTGCCCGGCGGCGTGCGCACCCCGCTCGCCGTCGGCAGCGTGGTCGCGGTCGGCGGCCGCAGCTTCACGATCGCACGCGAATCCGGAAGGTAGGGCATGAAGCTCAAAGTCGGACTCCGGCGCCAGCAGGGGGCGCCCGTCGACCTCGTCATCACGACGGATGCCACCGCCACCGTCGGCGACGTCGCCACCGCGATCGCGCACAACGACCCGGCTTCTGCCGGACTGCGCGGTGCGACGGGCCTCAGCCTCGCGGTCGCGCCGCCGACCTCGAGCGAGCCGATCGTGCTCGACCCGCAGGTGCTCATCGGCGATGCCGCGATCGGCTCCGGCTTCAACGCGGCGGTCGTCGCCGGCCATGCCGCGGGTTCGCAGGGCGGACAGCCAGGGGTCGGCGCCGTGCTGCGCGTGCACAACGGTCCCGACGCCGGCCGCGACTACCCGCTGCCGCGAGGTGCGAGCATCATCGGCCGCGCCGCAGGGGCGGACATCGTGCTGGTCGACGCGCTCGCCTCCAAGCGCCACGCGCGCGTCGAGGTCGACCAGTCCTCGATCGAGCTCGTCGACCTGAACTCGGCCAACGGGCTCGTCGTCGACGGCGGTCTCGTGCAGCGCGTCCGCGTGATCCCCGGCCAGAAGATCACGATCGGCGACACCGACATCTCCTTCTCGCTCGTCGCCCCGAGCGACGCCGCCCCAGCGGCCGACCCGGTGCTCGAACGCGGCGGGTCGCTCATGTTCAACCGTTCGCCGCGCGTCGAGGAGCGCTACCCGGGCACCGAGCACCGGCATCCGACCGTTCCGAACGAGTCCGAGCCACGCCTGTTCCCGTGGCCCATGATCGTCGCGCCCGTCATGCTCGGCTTCGCGATGTACGTCATCACCGGGCGCGCGACATCGCTCATCATCGTCGCCATGTCACCGCTCATGATGCTCGGCAACTTCATCGGCCAGCGCACCCAGCAGGGCAAGAAGCTGCGGCTCGAGATCGACACGTTCGAGACGCAGATCGAGGACCTCGAGGAGAGGCTCGCGAAGGAGACCGTGGTCGAGCGTGCGCGACGCCATGAGGAGTCGCCCGCAGTCGCCTCCGTCTACGAACAGGCCATGCGCCTCGGCCCGCTGCTCTGGACCCGTCGCCCCGAGCACTGGAACTTCCTCGCGCTGCGACTCGGCGTCGGGCGTGCCCGCAGCCGCAACACGGTCGCGCAGTCCAACGAGCTCAAGGGCATCGCCCGGTTCGCGCGCCAGGTCGACGTGCTGCGCGACCGGCACGAGTTCATCGACGACGTCCCGCTCGTCGAGATGCTGCCGAGCTCGGGCGCCATCGGCATCGCAGGCCCCCGTCATCTCGCGGCCGACGTGCTGCGCGGCCTCGGAGTGCAGCTGTTCGGCCTGCACGCGCCGAACGAACTCATCACCGCGGCGATCGTCGACCCCGCGTGGGCGCGTGAGATCGAGTGGATGAAGTGGCTCCCGCACACCACGAGCCCGAAGTCGCCGTTCGCCGACCTCGCCCTCGCCGACAGCCAATCCGCGGGCACCGCCCTGCTCAATGCGCTCGAAGAGACGATCCTCGGGCGGCTCTCGGGCACCGCGAGCCGCCGCGGGCCGCTCAGCACCGACGACTCGACCATGTCGCTCGGCGCCCGTGTCGGCGGCTCGGGCGGCTCGCCGGGCGATCTCGACGGCGACCTCGCCCTCGTGCTCATCGTCACCAACGACGCCCCCGTCGACCGGCCCCGCCTCACCCAGGTCATCGAGCGCGGTGCGGATGCCGGCATCTTCACGATCTTCCTCGCGCCCACCGTCGAGTCGCTGCCCGCCGCGTGCCGCACGTTCATCGACGCGACCGACGGACTCGAGCACGCCCGCGTCGGCTACGTGCGCGCGGGCGAGGACTATCGCGAGGCGGTCATCGAGGGCGTCTCGAACCAGTACGCAGAGGTCTTCGCGAAGCGGCTCGCGCCCGTCGTCGACTCGAGCTCGGTCACCGCCGACTCGACCGACCTGCCGCGCAGCGTCTCGCTGCTGCGCCTGCTCGGCACCGACCTCGCGGCGCAGCCCTCGACCGCGGTCGAGCGCTGGCGGCAGAACAACTCGATCCTCGACCGCACGCGCGGCACCCGACCGCGCCTGAAGCGCGCCGGCACGCTCAAGGCCTTCATCGGCCAAGGCAGTCCCGACGCGATGTCGCTCGACCTGCGCACCCAGGGTCCGCACGCGCTCGTCGGCGGCACCACGGGTTCGGGCAAGTCCGAGTTCCTGCAGGCGTGGGTGCTCGGCATGGCCGCCGAGTACAGCCCCGACCGGGTCACGTTCCTCTTCGTCGACTACAAGGGCGGGTCCGCGTTCGCCGACTGCGTCGAGCTGCCGCACTGCGTCGGGCTCGTGACCGACCTGAGCCCCCACCTCGTCCGCCGCGCGCTCACGAGCCTCCGGGCCGAGCTGCACCACCGCGAGCACCTGTTCAACCGCAAGAAGGCGAAGGACCTCCTCGAGCTCGAGAAGCGCCAGGATCCCGAGACGCCCCCGGCGCTCGTGCTCGTCATCGACGAGTTCGCGGCCCTCGCGGGCGAGGTGCCCGAGTTCGTCGACGGCGTCGTCGACATCGCGCAGCGCGGTCGCTCGCTCGGCATCCACCTGATCATGGCCACCCAGCGGCCCGCCGGCGTCATCAAGGACAACCTGCGCGCCAACACGAACCTCAGGGTCGCGCTGCGCATGGCGGATGTCTCCGACTCGAACGACGTCGTCGGCGACCCCGTCGCGGGCACGTTCGATCCCTCGATCCCGGGTCGCGGCATCGCCAAGACCGGGCCAGGGCGACTCGTGCCGTTCCAGTCCGGCTACGCCGGCGGATGGACGAGCGAGGCGCCGGAGGTCGCGCAGGCGAAGGTCGCCGAACTCCGGTTCGGCGGCGCGATCGTGTGGGAGGGCGAGGCCGAGGGCGAGTCCGACACCCACGATGAGGACCTCGGCCCGAACGACCAGAAGCGGCTCGTGAAGAACCTCATCGCCGCGGCGTCCGAGGCTCGGATCCCGGCTCCTCGCCGGCCGTGGCTCGACGACCTGGCGACCACCGTCGACCTGCGCGCGCTGCCGCAGGACGGCGACTCCCGGATCCCGCTCGGCCTCGCCGACATCCCCGAGCGCCAGCTCCAGGAGCCGATGTACTTCACGCCCGACACCGACGGCCACATGCTCGTCTACGGCACGAGCGGTGCCGGCAAGTCCACCGCACTGCGCTCGATCGCGATCGCCGTCGGTGCGCGGCCCGACCTGTCGCGCGCAGTGGTCTACGGCCTCGACTTCGGCACCGGATCCCTGCGCGCGATCGAGGACCTGCCGCACGTCGGCTCGATCGTGCCCGGCGACGACGCCGAGCGCGTGCAGCGGCTGCTCCGCAACATCCGATCGGTGCTCGATGAACGCGCCAAGCGGTTCTCGGCCGTGAACGCTGCGACACTCTCCGAGTACCGGGCCATCACGGGCCGCACCGACGAGTCGCGCATCCTGCTGCTCATCGACGGCTTCGGCACCTTCAAGCAGGAGTGGGAGACCACGTCGGCGCGTTCGCCGTTCTACGCGATCTTCATGCGACTGCTCGGCGAGGGGCGCCCGCTCGGCATCCACGCCATCGTCACGGCCGACCGCTACGGCGCCGTGCCGACCGCGGTCAGCGCGAACGTGTCCAAGCGCATCATCCTGCGGATGTCGGATGACGGCGCGTACGCGATCCTCGGTGCCCCGAAAGACGTGCTCAACGAGCGCAGCGCCCCGGGGCGCGCCATCGTCGACGGGTTCGAGACGCAGATCGCGGCCATCGGCGGCACCGCGAACGTCGCCGAGCAGACGAGCGCCATGCAGGAGTTCGCGGCAGCGCTCCGCGCACGCGGAGCCGTCGAGGCGTCCGAGATCGGCGCGCTGCCGACTTCGCTGGTGCCGACCGAACTGCCCGACCAGGTCGACGGGCAACCCGTCATCGGCGTCTCCGACGACCTGCTCGGTCCCAAGGGCTTCGAGCCGATCGGCACGTTCGTGATCGCCGGACCGCCGAAGAGCGGCAAGTCGAACGCGCTGCGCGCGCTCGTGACGTCGATGCGGCGGTTCGACCCGGCGGCCGAGCTGTTCCACTTCGGCGGACGCCGGGCGGTGCTGCGCGAGTTCGCGCCGTGGCGGCGTTCGGCGACGAACATCGAAGACGCCAGGGCGCTCGCGAAGGAACTCGTGGGCATCGTCGGCGACGAGTCGATCCCCGGCCGCATCATGATCGTCGTCGAGAACGTCACCGAGTTCGGCGACACCGACGCCGAGCGCCCCCTCAAGGAGCTGTTCCAGGCGATCAACCGCAGCGACCACTTCCTCGTCGGCGACGGGGACGTGTCGCAGCTCAGCTCGGGGTACGGCCTCGTGGGCGAGCTCAAGGCCGGTCGTCGCGGCATCGCGCTCCGCCCCGAGACCTACGACGGTGACTCGCTGTTCAAGGTGCCCTTCCCGAAGGTCGCCCGCCACGAGTACCCGGAGGGCCGTGGCATCTTCGTCGAGAACGGCGCATTCGTGACCGTGCAGCTGCCGCTCGTGGGCGAGCAGCCGCTCGGTGGGTAGTCCTCCCCATTGGGTGCGTCACCGGGATGCACCTATCTTGGGGGAGGCAGGGCGCGCCGAGGCGGGCCGAGACATCAAGGAAAAGGGTGCAAGATGGCAGACTTCAAGGCTTCTTACGGCGAGATGGAATCGATGGCCGGCAAGCTCGACAGCGGTCGTGAGGACATCGGCGACGTGCTCCGCCGCCTGAAGGACGACGTCGACCGCCTGCTCGGCGACGACTTCAAGACGCAGCACGCGTCGGGCAAGTTCGGCGAGGGCTACACCGAGCTGACCACCGGCCTCGAGAAGGCGATCGAGGGCATCAGCGACATGGGCGACTCGCTCCGCAAGATGATGCAGGCGATCAAGGACACCGACCAGGCGCTCGCCGGCAACTGATCATTCGCTGCGCCCGAGGGCGACGCGCGACAGGGGAGGGCCGTTCGGTCCTCCCCTCGGCAGCCCCCGGAGTGCCTGAACGACTCCGAGCGGAAGGAACGAGCACATGGCCGGACCCGATGTCGACCTCGACTTCGACGATCTCAAGCAGATGACGTCCGATCTCGGCACGTTCGTGACGGAGTTCGAGAACATCGGCGATGCGACCGACGACGTGCAGGACGCGGTCGGTCAGCCGCAGGGGCGCGGAACCCTTCGCAGCCGCGTCGGCGACTTCGAGAGCGGGTGGAACGGCAATCGCGAGGTCATCCTCGAAGGGCTCACCAACATCCGCGACCACCTCAAGGCCATCGTCGACGGGTTCACGGAGACCGATGTGAAGCTCGCGACCCCGTCGCCGTCGCCCGGCCCTGCGCCGACCCCCGCGGGCGGACCGCGATGACGATCGACGACCACACCAGACGCGGAGGCATCCGATGACCTACGGCGGAACGCTTCGCTCCCCGAACCGGCACTACCTGCTCTCCGAGCTCGACGGCTCGCCCTCGAAGATCGAGGCCGCGGGCAACCACTACATCGAGATCGGCGAGCGCATGTCGGCCACCGCCGACGAGTTGAAGAAGCTCGGCGACGGCGAGAAGTACAAGGCCGAGAGCCTCGACAAGGTGCGTGAGTCCGCCCGGGAGATGCAGGGCGAACTGCGCAAGGTCGGCGCCCGCTACGAGAAGACGGGCCCGGTGCTGGTCACGTACGCCGGCGCGCTGCGCACCGCGCGGAACACCACGGTCGACCCGTACGTCGAGCGCATTGCCGCCGCGCATCAGGCGCACCTCGACGCCGAGGCCGATCGCCGCCACGCGCAGGGCGAGGTCGACGACAACAACACGACGTGGGTCTGGGAGCAGGAGGCGACCGACCAGCAGAAGGCCGTCGCCAACGCCGCACTGGCCGAGGCCAAGGGTGCGGCCAAGGCGGCGGAGCACGCCCTCGAAGACCTGTGGGAGTCGTTCGAGAGCGGCTTCTCGGCCTGGGACGAGGCGTACGACAGGGCCGTCGGCGGCATCGAAGACGCGATGGAGGCCTCCGGGGTCGACGACAGCTGGTGGGAGGACCTGCTCGACGGCATCGCGACCGTCGCGACCGTCGTCGCCACCGTCGCCGTCATCGCGGCCCTGATCATCGGCGGCCCGATCACGCTCATCGTCGCGACCATCGCGGGCATCGTCGCCCTCGCCGCGCATTGCATCATGATGGCGGCCGGCTCCAAGCGCGTGAGTTGGACCGACATCGCGTTCGACCTGATCGGCGTGCTCCCGTTCCTCGGCGCGTTCGGAAAGGGACTCAAGGCCGGGCAGGGCGCCCTCGGAGCGTTCAAGGCCGGACTCGGCTTCGGCGGCACCGCGAAGGGCTTCCTGG includes:
- a CDS encoding FtsK/SpoIIIE domain-containing protein, giving the protein MKLKVGLRRQQGAPVDLVITTDATATVGDVATAIAHNDPASAGLRGATGLSLAVAPPTSSEPIVLDPQVLIGDAAIGSGFNAAVVAGHAAGSQGGQPGVGAVLRVHNGPDAGRDYPLPRGASIIGRAAGADIVLVDALASKRHARVEVDQSSIELVDLNSANGLVVDGGLVQRVRVIPGQKITIGDTDISFSLVAPSDAAPAADPVLERGGSLMFNRSPRVEERYPGTEHRHPTVPNESEPRLFPWPMIVAPVMLGFAMYVITGRATSLIIVAMSPLMMLGNFIGQRTQQGKKLRLEIDTFETQIEDLEERLAKETVVERARRHEESPAVASVYEQAMRLGPLLWTRRPEHWNFLALRLGVGRARSRNTVAQSNELKGIARFARQVDVLRDRHEFIDDVPLVEMLPSSGAIGIAGPRHLAADVLRGLGVQLFGLHAPNELITAAIVDPAWAREIEWMKWLPHTTSPKSPFADLALADSQSAGTALLNALEETILGRLSGTASRRGPLSTDDSTMSLGARVGGSGGSPGDLDGDLALVLIVTNDAPVDRPRLTQVIERGADAGIFTIFLAPTVESLPAACRTFIDATDGLEHARVGYVRAGEDYREAVIEGVSNQYAEVFAKRLAPVVDSSSVTADSTDLPRSVSLLRLLGTDLAAQPSTAVERWRQNNSILDRTRGTRPRLKRAGTLKAFIGQGSPDAMSLDLRTQGPHALVGGTTGSGKSEFLQAWVLGMAAEYSPDRVTFLFVDYKGGSAFADCVELPHCVGLVTDLSPHLVRRALTSLRAELHHREHLFNRKKAKDLLELEKRQDPETPPALVLVIDEFAALAGEVPEFVDGVVDIAQRGRSLGIHLIMATQRPAGVIKDNLRANTNLRVALRMADVSDSNDVVGDPVAGTFDPSIPGRGIAKTGPGRLVPFQSGYAGGWTSEAPEVAQAKVAELRFGGAIVWEGEAEGESDTHDEDLGPNDQKRLVKNLIAAASEARIPAPRRPWLDDLATTVDLRALPQDGDSRIPLGLADIPERQLQEPMYFTPDTDGHMLVYGTSGAGKSTALRSIAIAVGARPDLSRAVVYGLDFGTGSLRAIEDLPHVGSIVPGDDAERVQRLLRNIRSVLDERAKRFSAVNAATLSEYRAITGRTDESRILLLIDGFGTFKQEWETTSARSPFYAIFMRLLGEGRPLGIHAIVTADRYGAVPTAVSANVSKRIILRMSDDGAYAILGAPKDVLNERSAPGRAIVDGFETQIAAIGGTANVAEQTSAMQEFAAALRARGAVEASEIGALPTSLVPTELPDQVDGQPVIGVSDDLLGPKGFEPIGTFVIAGPPKSGKSNALRALVTSMRRFDPAAELFHFGGRRAVLREFAPWRRSATNIEDARALAKELVGIVGDESIPGRIMIVVENVTEFGDTDAERPLKELFQAINRSDHFLVGDGDVSQLSSGYGLVGELKAGRRGIALRPETYDGDSLFKVPFPKVARHEYPEGRGIFVENGAFVTVQLPLVGEQPLGG
- a CDS encoding WXG100 family type VII secretion target yields the protein MADFKASYGEMESMAGKLDSGREDIGDVLRRLKDDVDRLLGDDFKTQHASGKFGEGYTELTTGLEKAIEGISDMGDSLRKMMQAIKDTDQALAGN
- a CDS encoding FHA domain-containing protein, coding for MSITMHVDDEPTPGLGADGRPDPAYAAALGLIPAPSGRRAAAFALDAAIWVVLALPTVFGVVALANALVAAGASSATDLAALGPGELAGPFIAIAVGQALTGVFGVVQLVTHGLRGVTVGKASFGVRSVSVVDFGKAGFWRIVLRALVLWASWVVLLVIGPALMFLSGNWDPEQRGRSWLDRIGRCYAVDSRRGLDPFDAKAIRHARRLLASSPDAGAAKPPSLASDRPAGEFLIPSQRSSSGVVSAGGSVETGQWTPPPVGTTAPPVQTVPLPPTAPAPAAAPAPAPAAPRPSDSVPAPASDRIVLVFDDGTRVAPAEYGLIGRAPGGGSGDGAQLVPLADPSMLISKVHAEFGVDASGFWIADRGSTNGTDVRHPDGRDETLPGGVRTPLAVGSVVAVGGRSFTIARESGR